The Anser cygnoides isolate HZ-2024a breed goose chromosome 19, Taihu_goose_T2T_genome, whole genome shotgun sequence genome contains a region encoding:
- the LOC125180400 gene encoding uncharacterized protein isoform X7, whose product MLAVRGAGAALRRAWLRGAGPRRGSTTNGDTGAGGDAWPARGGAALGCVQAAGGRLGVAAGLSTAWVGCAGPSQSRCPQHVVDLRSDTVTQPSEAMRRAMAQAAVGDDDYGEDPTVNELQHLAARFLGMEEALFVPTATMANLIAVMCHCQRRGAQLLLGAGAHLHVYEHGGAAQVAGVHSQALPDLPDGTFDLEQLELAVREAHGSRYHPRPELICLENTHSSAGGRVLPLAYLQQVHRLAERYGLRVHMDGARLMNAAVAQAVEPAQITQHCDSVSLCFSKGLGAPAGAVLAGRRAFVAEAWRVRKLLGGGMRQAGVLAAAARVGLEQAEATLRRDHSNARRFARGIQELKSPLCSVSLPAVETNMVMVAVTGGWPSPAELCTYMRAVSKEELAETGHAVSVLLFPWSAHTLRAVWHRDVSAHDTELALNKLGFVARKCQERLALGLGPGPPSAAGH is encoded by the exons ATGCTggcggtgcggggcgcgggTGCTGCGCTCCGCCGGGCCTGGCTGCGTGGAgcggggccccgccgcggcAGCACAACGAATGGGGACACCGGAGCCGGGGGCGATGCGTGGCCGGCGCGGGGCGGAGCGGCCCTCGGGTGCGTGCAGGCGGCTGGCGGCAGGCTGGGGGTCGCAGCTGGGCTCAGCACCGCCTGGGTGGGCTGCGCTGGACCCTCTCAGAGCAG gtgCCCGCAGCACGTGGTGGACCTGCGCAGCGACACCGTCACCCAGCCCAGCGAGGCGATGAGGCGTGCCATGGCCCAGGCTGCCGTGGGAGATGACGACTATGGCGAGGATCCCACGGTCAATG agctgcagcacctggccGCAAGGTTCCTAGGGATGGAAGAAGCCCTTTTTGTACCCACAGCCACGATGGCAAACCTCATTGCAG TGATGTGCCACTGCCAGCGCCGGGGGgctcagctgctcctgggcGCCGGGGCGCACCTGCACGTCTACGAGCACGGCGGGGCGGCGCAG GTGGCCGGGGTGCACTCCCAGGCGCTGCCGGACCTGCCCGACGGCACCTTCgacctggagcagctggagctggccgTCCGCGAGGCCCACGGCAGCCGGTACCATCCCCGCCCCGAGCTCATCTGCCTGGAGAACACGCACAGCTCGGCGGGGGGCCGGGTGCTGCCCCTCGCCTACCTCCAGCAG GTTCACCGGCTCGCGGAGCGCTACGGGCTGCGGGTGCACATGGACGGGGCGCGGCTGATGAACGCGGCAGTGGCCCAGGCCGTGGAGCCGGCGCAGATCACCCAGCACTGCGACTCGGTGTCCCTGTGCTTCTCCAAG GGCCTGGGCGCCCCGGCTGGGGCCGTGCTCGCCGGCCGCCGGGCGTTTGTGGCGGAGGCCTGGCGCGTGCGGAAGCTGCTGGGCGGAGGGATGCGGCAGGCAGGCGTGCTGGCAGCCGCTGCCCGCGTCGggctggagcaggcagaggcaaCGCTGCGCAGAGACCACAGCAATGCCCGGCGCTTCGCTCGAG GCATCCAGGAGCTGAAGTCACCTCTGTGCTCCGTCAGCCTCCCGGCCGTGGAGACGAACATGGTGATGGTGGCGGTGACGGGGGGCTGGCCGtctccagcagagctctgcacgTACATGCGGGCAGTGAGcaaggaggagctggctgagaCAGGCCACGCCGTCAGCGTGCTGCTCTTCCCCTGGTCAGCACACACGCTGCGCGCGGTCTGGCACCGCGATGTCTCAGCCCACGACACCGAGCTGGCACTGAACAAGCTGGGCTTTGTGGCCAGGAAGTGTCAGGAGAGGCTGGCCCTGGGACTGGGCCCTGGGCCTCCGAGTGCAGCGGGGCACTGA